Sequence from the Erythrolamprus reginae isolate rEryReg1 chromosome 2, rEryReg1.hap1, whole genome shotgun sequence genome:
CCATGCCCAACCCTTGCAGTTGGGCAACAATTGACAGCATTGAAAACTGCTGAGATCAAGGAGCACCAGCATAGATGTATCACTCCCATCCAGACTCTGCCAGAGGTCAAGCTGACTCAGCAAATGCTCCATACTAAATACTacacaaaatatatatttcaggtgggcacacatttatttataaaGTCTAGGATATGTTACTCCTTTAACCCCTCCACTCATTAAAAGGGCCAAGTATTAAGACCACAGTTTCTGATTATTCAACTGAACTATGGTTGCCAAGAGATGCCCAGTATTAAATCCAAGTTCTTTGATGTGCAAAGAATATGTCCCATCAACATGGACAACCCTTCTTCTACTCTCACCTTAAGCCAGCTAGAAGGCACACACTCCACAATCAATTTTGAGAAAATAGGGATCTTGTCAAGAGCTTTCTCAGAGCATCTTTCACTTCTTTATTCCTGAGACTGTAGATATAAGGGTTGGACATTGGGGTGACGACTGTGTACACCAGAGCAAAAACTGAACCTCTTTGAGAGGAATAACTTGAGGTGGGCAAGAAATAAACAGCAATAATGGCTCCATAAAAGAGGCCCACTATAGTAAGGTGAGACCCGCAGGTAGAGAAAGCTTTGCGCCTCCCTGAAGAAGTGAACTTCATTATAGCTACTACAATACGAATGTAGGTGAGGATGATGAAGACAAAAGGTCCAAGGATGATGATGACACCTTCAAAGAAGATGACCGCCTCATTGACACTGGTGTCTGAGCAGGACAGCTGCAGCAAGGGCTGATGATCGCAAAAGTAATGGGCCAGGTGATTTTTCCCTCGATAACTGAGACGCAGGAGCAGGCCGGCATGCAGCATGGAGTGTAAGGTAGAAACTATACAACACCCAGCTACTAAATTCCCACAAACCTTTTGGTTCATCACTGAGGCATAGTGGAGAGGATTACAAATAGCTACATAGCGATCCAGGGCCATGACACTCACGAGAAGGAGATCAGAGACACCAAAAatgtagaagaagaagaactgaGCCATGCAGGAATAGAAGGGGATGATCCTGGAAGTGGATACCATGTGGACTAGCATTTGGGGCACTGTGACTGTGAGGAAGCCAAGGTCAATGACTGAGAGGCTACGTAGTAAGAAGTACATGGGGGTTCGGAGTCGCACATCCAAAGTGATAAGAAGGATCATCATGGTATTGCCCAGAAATCCAGCACTGTACATCAGCAAAAAGAGGAGAAATAAGAGATATTTGTGCTCAGGTTTGTAGGAAAAGCCCAAAAGAACAAACTCTTTAATGTCTGTCCCGTTCTCACAGTCCATGAGACctgtagaaaaaaaaaacttcataaaattagaaatgaactTAATCATTAGGAACAGCTCTGCAAACAGATTTCACAAAATGATTTAAGGGTTAAATTGTCAGCTGCCAAATGTCTAAACTGATTTTGAAAATGTCAGTATTTaaagtccaaatgtttttaaatgttgctAGgcagtgagattttttttaaaaatcagataggTTCATGTTTGTTTGAAATAAGCATATCATTAACAATAAGtgtaggagaaaaaaaatgcaaggaTTCTTATAAAACTGATTTCATTCAATTTACGTTTAATTTAATACAATACAATTCAGTTAGGTGCAGCTCATCCTGATCATAGTCAGTTGT
This genomic interval carries:
- the LOC139159486 gene encoding olfactory receptor 1B1-like encodes the protein MDCENGTDIKEFVLLGFSYKPEHKYLLFLLFLLMYSAGFLGNTMMILLITLDVRLRTPMYFLLRSLSVIDLGFLTVTVPQMLVHMVSTSRIIPFYSCMAQFFFFYIFGVSDLLLVSVMALDRYVAICNPLHYASVMNQKVCGNLVAGCCIVSTLHSMLHAGLLLRLSYRGKNHLAHYFCDHQPLLQLSCSDTSVNEAVIFFEGVIIILGPFVFIILTYIRIVVAIMKFTSSGRRKAFSTCGSHLTIVGLFYGAIIAVYFLPTSSYSSQRGSVFALVYTVVTPMSNPYIYSLRNKEVKDALRKLLTRSLFSQN